The following proteins are co-located in the Luteolibacter rhizosphaerae genome:
- a CDS encoding DUF971 domain-containing protein, with protein sequence MIRLDHAAVVGSELALRFADGEEIYLALDMLRRACPCAACQGEPDALGRVLRPVQQIEGRGFELQRFEGVGGYALQLFWADGHSTGIYTFDYLRRLALIP encoded by the coding sequence ATGATCCGCCTCGACCACGCCGCCGTCGTCGGCTCCGAACTCGCGCTGCGCTTCGCCGATGGCGAGGAGATTTACCTCGCGCTCGACATGCTCCGGCGGGCTTGTCCCTGCGCAGCCTGCCAAGGAGAGCCGGACGCGCTGGGGCGGGTGCTGCGGCCGGTCCAGCAGATTGAAGGGCGCGGTTTCGAGCTGCAGCGATTCGAGGGAGTGGGTGGCTACGCCCTGCAACTTTTTTGGGCAGACGGGCACTCGACCGGCATTTATACCTTCGACTATCTGCGCCGTCTGGCGCTCATCCCCTAG
- a CDS encoding ABC-F family ATP-binding cassette domain-containing protein has translation MLTIHKLTKTLGGRTLFRDAELSINWGERIALVGPNGAGKSTLFRMILGQEDLDGGTIERDDYAITGYLAQESGDPGDETVLEIAIGITPEMVGYLRAIREHEAAGTTDHPDYAHAQDQFNHLNGYQLEPKAKKILAGLGYKESDFHKTAREFSGGWIMRAYLARLLVQEPDLLMLDEPTNHLDLLSLLWFQRYLMNYPGAILMISHDRDFMDAIVENVIEIDPDAQELIAYTGNYSSYLEQREARYEQKVQAYRNQNKEIEGHQEFIDRFRQVGSKAAQVQSRIKFLEKMERIEKPRAPRKPFKFAFPQPPRSNQKVIELQKVSQAYGERQIYKDLDLTIERGDKIVLVGPNGAGKSTLLKILAGVLPINGGKREVGYATKLGYYSQHRSETLNEDNTVLEEVLASCTTLREEDARAILGSFLFRRTDVEKRCGVLSGGEKSRLNLVKFLVDPPNLLLMDEPTTHLDILSIDSLVNALKAYEGTLVFISHDVHFIRHLAETTLHINNGTVTRYTGGYDYFLEKSGLNDDRGAVTA, from the coding sequence GTGCTCACGATCCACAAGCTGACCAAGACGCTCGGCGGCCGTACCCTCTTCCGCGATGCGGAACTCTCGATCAACTGGGGCGAGCGCATCGCCCTCGTCGGTCCGAACGGTGCCGGCAAGTCGACGCTCTTCCGCATGATCCTCGGCCAGGAGGACCTCGACGGCGGCACCATCGAGCGCGACGACTACGCCATCACCGGCTACCTCGCTCAGGAATCCGGCGACCCCGGCGACGAGACCGTGCTGGAGATCGCCATCGGCATCACCCCGGAGATGGTCGGCTACCTGCGCGCCATCCGCGAGCACGAGGCCGCGGGCACCACGGATCACCCCGACTACGCCCACGCCCAGGACCAGTTCAATCACCTCAACGGCTACCAGCTCGAACCGAAGGCGAAGAAGATCCTCGCCGGCCTCGGTTACAAGGAGAGCGATTTCCACAAGACCGCCCGCGAATTCTCCGGCGGCTGGATCATGCGCGCCTACCTCGCCCGCCTCCTCGTCCAGGAGCCGGACCTGCTGATGCTGGACGAGCCGACCAACCACCTCGACCTGCTCTCGCTCCTCTGGTTTCAGCGCTACCTGATGAACTACCCAGGCGCGATCCTCATGATCTCGCACGATCGCGACTTCATGGACGCCATCGTGGAGAACGTGATCGAGATCGATCCGGACGCTCAGGAACTCATCGCCTACACCGGCAACTACTCCAGCTACCTCGAACAGCGCGAGGCGCGCTACGAGCAGAAGGTCCAAGCCTACCGGAACCAGAACAAGGAGATCGAAGGCCACCAGGAGTTCATCGATCGCTTCCGCCAGGTCGGCTCGAAGGCCGCGCAGGTCCAGTCCCGCATCAAGTTCCTCGAAAAGATGGAGCGGATCGAGAAGCCGCGTGCCCCGCGCAAGCCCTTCAAGTTCGCCTTCCCGCAGCCGCCACGCTCGAACCAGAAGGTGATCGAGCTGCAAAAGGTGAGCCAGGCCTACGGCGAGCGCCAGATCTACAAGGACCTGGATCTCACCATCGAGCGCGGCGACAAAATCGTTCTCGTCGGCCCGAACGGTGCCGGTAAGTCCACCCTGCTCAAGATCCTCGCCGGCGTGCTGCCGATCAACGGCGGCAAGCGCGAGGTCGGCTACGCCACCAAGCTCGGCTACTACTCGCAGCACCGCTCGGAGACTCTCAACGAGGACAACACCGTGCTGGAGGAAGTGCTCGCGAGCTGCACCACCCTGCGCGAGGAAGACGCCCGCGCGATCCTCGGCTCCTTCCTCTTCCGCCGCACCGATGTGGAGAAGCGCTGCGGCGTGCTCTCCGGGGGTGAGAAGTCCCGCCTCAACTTGGTGAAGTTCCTCGTCGATCCGCCGAACCTCCTGCTGATGGACGAGCCCACCACTCACCTCGACATCCTCTCGATCGACTCGCTGGTGAACGCGCTTAAGGCCTACGAGGGCACGCTCGTCTTCATCTCGCACGACGTGCACTTCATCCGCCACCTCGCGGAGACCACGCTGCACATCAACAATGGCACCGTGACCCGCTACACCGGCGGCTACGACTACTTCCTCGAGAAGAGCGGTCTGAACGACGACCGCGGCGCGGTAACGGCCTGA
- a CDS encoding SHD1 domain-containing protein gives MKFPFLPGFAVLAAACLTASAQETRTWTDTKGRKIEGSLIKHDPTTAWVKRADGREIQIPKTTLSEADLTYLKSALPASPAATSARTGNFATVKLDPSKWTSKPEGVDFDGIVFQQNLASEHFLILALGDVKPDLLAAYANAAERLWADIATDLPSLSEAFGTKKMPIILFEDTKHAEIFGSWHDKHAENSNTASPNYKLKTAGVTSCKIDSEFAAKHGLTFKAQTFRLDTKDFQSNRPTWPTRIHFLTSTLFQVASGDTYFRLIEMGFAYHREKKICGNIETQIVVRGTTVEKIKSARDWAALPKRLLKSGSRPDFASFYGITTDEAQPRDLGFAYGLISFIHADAARLEKFDELLARTRKGENLSEAEAVAKVLGFESCAALDTAWADFMAGSSFQ, from the coding sequence ATGAAGTTCCCTTTCCTCCCGGGATTTGCGGTCCTTGCCGCAGCCTGTTTGACGGCCTCCGCCCAAGAAACACGCACTTGGACCGACACCAAGGGCCGCAAGATCGAGGGAAGCTTGATCAAGCATGATCCCACCACTGCTTGGGTCAAACGCGCGGATGGCAGGGAAATCCAGATTCCCAAGACGACCCTCAGCGAGGCAGACCTGACATATCTCAAAAGCGCGCTACCCGCTTCTCCTGCGGCCACTTCCGCCCGCACCGGTAACTTTGCGACGGTAAAGCTCGACCCCTCGAAGTGGACCTCCAAGCCGGAGGGAGTCGATTTCGACGGGATCGTGTTCCAACAGAATCTCGCCTCGGAGCACTTCCTGATTCTCGCCTTGGGAGACGTGAAGCCCGACCTGCTCGCCGCCTATGCAAATGCCGCCGAGCGCTTGTGGGCGGACATCGCCACCGATCTTCCCTCTTTGTCCGAGGCCTTCGGGACCAAGAAGATGCCGATCATCCTGTTTGAGGATACCAAGCACGCCGAAATCTTCGGCTCATGGCACGACAAGCACGCCGAGAACAGCAATACCGCCTCACCCAACTACAAACTGAAAACCGCGGGCGTCACGTCATGCAAGATCGACTCCGAGTTCGCGGCGAAACATGGCCTCACCTTCAAGGCTCAAACCTTCCGGCTCGACACCAAGGACTTCCAGAGCAACCGCCCCACTTGGCCGACCCGCATTCATTTCCTGACCTCGACCCTTTTCCAAGTTGCCTCCGGCGACACTTACTTCCGCCTGATCGAGATGGGCTTCGCCTACCACCGGGAGAAGAAAATCTGCGGCAATATTGAAACCCAGATCGTCGTCCGCGGAACCACCGTGGAAAAGATCAAGAGCGCCCGCGACTGGGCGGCCCTTCCCAAGCGCCTTCTCAAAAGCGGCTCCCGCCCTGATTTTGCCAGCTTCTACGGAATCACCACGGACGAAGCCCAGCCCCGGGACCTTGGCTTCGCCTATGGCTTGATTTCCTTTATCCACGCGGACGCGGCACGTCTGGAGAAGTTCGACGAACTGCTCGCCAGAACCCGGAAAGGTGAGAACCTTTCAGAAGCTGAAGCGGTTGCAAAGGTCCTCGGCTTCGAGTCCTGCGCTGCGCTGGACACGGCTTGGGCCGATTTCATGGCGGGCAGCTCCTTCCAATAA
- a CDS encoding carboxy terminal-processing peptidase gives MKFSRIRSAAMAVGLTASTLTACAQQADFDEVGCQMAIMLQNSHFARLKFNDMSQRFLDDFLRDLDSGKSYFTQEDIDRFNRQYGDNLAEMLMKKESMAAAIDIYGTFKKRVEARVAEGKRVLAANEFDFAKEESIQRSRKDAAWPKTEEEAMQLWRQQIKEAVLSETLRRDMIAQMAAKQGKENPLKADKDPKEKIALRYERFLHSVVQDVDDEDVAAMFLSAVARSFDPHTDYMSTREMDRFRDGMKNELVGIGALLQGEEDGATKIMGIVVGGPADKQGTLKLNDRIVAVDPDGDGPREMVDIMFMKIDKVVDLIRGQEATPVRLKAEPAGGAPGETVLINIVRAKVALKDEQASAEIIDMKAPSGEATRLGIITLPSFYADFDEGKVRCSVDVERLLERLKEEGIDGLMLDLRNNGGGALEEVRRMTGFFTPRGPVVQVKNTFGERQVKESDRKEPIYDGPMIVLTDKSSASASEILAGALQDNNRAVIVGESSTFGKGTVQQPMDISRMLPFFKARDKAGTLKVTIQKFYRPSGSSTQKMGVIPDVVLPSLTDALEVGEAFLDHPLEHDLIGRAPDFNPMKKEQLFLQTLKDLSTKRVSASKDFSYIIEDVTKAKARIRENSISLNMAERKKELDEIDAQQQQRNAERKERFAGVQTTDKKDMTFFKLTLDDVEKGADIQKYDPSAETEGYMRKAKDETAELDETPPWPSALDPHKREGVQILGDLVDVTRNARMAGMIER, from the coding sequence ATGAAATTCTCACGTATCCGCAGCGCCGCGATGGCGGTTGGTCTCACGGCTTCGACCCTCACCGCATGCGCGCAACAGGCGGACTTTGACGAAGTCGGTTGCCAGATGGCGATCATGTTGCAGAACAGCCATTTCGCGCGGCTCAAGTTCAACGACATGAGCCAGCGGTTCCTGGATGATTTCCTGCGCGACCTGGATTCCGGCAAGTCCTACTTCACCCAAGAGGACATCGACCGCTTCAACCGGCAGTATGGCGACAATCTCGCCGAGATGCTGATGAAGAAGGAGAGCATGGCGGCGGCGATCGACATCTACGGGACTTTTAAAAAGCGTGTGGAAGCGCGGGTTGCGGAAGGCAAACGCGTGCTGGCCGCGAACGAATTCGATTTCGCCAAGGAAGAGTCGATTCAGCGCAGCCGCAAGGATGCCGCGTGGCCGAAGACCGAGGAGGAGGCGATGCAGCTCTGGCGCCAGCAGATCAAGGAGGCGGTGCTTTCCGAGACGCTGCGCCGCGACATGATCGCCCAGATGGCGGCGAAGCAGGGCAAGGAGAACCCGCTGAAGGCCGACAAGGATCCCAAGGAGAAGATCGCGCTGCGCTACGAGCGGTTCCTCCACAGTGTCGTGCAGGATGTCGATGACGAGGACGTGGCCGCCATGTTCCTCAGTGCGGTCGCGCGGTCCTTCGATCCGCACACCGACTACATGAGCACCCGCGAGATGGATCGCTTCCGCGACGGGATGAAGAACGAGCTCGTGGGCATCGGTGCATTGCTCCAAGGCGAGGAAGACGGTGCGACCAAGATCATGGGCATCGTGGTCGGCGGTCCTGCCGACAAGCAGGGCACGCTCAAGCTCAACGACCGCATCGTGGCGGTCGACCCCGATGGCGACGGTCCGCGCGAGATGGTGGACATCATGTTCATGAAGATCGACAAGGTGGTCGATCTGATCCGCGGCCAAGAGGCCACGCCGGTGCGTCTCAAGGCGGAGCCCGCCGGTGGTGCTCCGGGCGAGACGGTTCTGATCAATATCGTCCGCGCGAAAGTCGCGCTGAAAGACGAGCAAGCCAGCGCGGAGATCATCGACATGAAGGCCCCGAGCGGTGAGGCCACCCGGCTGGGGATCATCACGCTGCCGTCGTTCTATGCCGATTTCGATGAAGGCAAGGTTCGTTGCTCCGTGGATGTCGAACGCCTGCTGGAGCGCCTCAAGGAAGAGGGAATCGACGGTCTGATGCTGGATCTCCGCAACAACGGCGGCGGTGCGCTCGAGGAAGTCCGGCGCATGACCGGTTTCTTCACGCCGCGCGGCCCGGTGGTGCAAGTGAAGAACACCTTCGGCGAGCGCCAGGTGAAGGAGTCCGACCGCAAGGAGCCGATCTATGACGGCCCGATGATCGTCCTCACCGACAAGAGCAGCGCCTCCGCCAGCGAAATCTTGGCCGGTGCCCTGCAGGACAACAACCGCGCCGTGATCGTGGGCGAGTCCTCGACCTTCGGCAAAGGCACCGTGCAGCAGCCGATGGACATCAGCCGCATGCTGCCCTTCTTCAAGGCCCGCGACAAAGCCGGCACGCTGAAGGTGACGATCCAGAAGTTCTACCGCCCCTCCGGTTCCTCGACCCAGAAGATGGGCGTGATTCCGGATGTGGTGCTGCCGAGCCTGACCGATGCGCTCGAAGTGGGCGAAGCTTTCCTTGATCATCCGCTGGAGCACGACCTGATCGGCCGTGCCCCGGACTTCAACCCGATGAAGAAGGAGCAGCTCTTCCTGCAGACCTTGAAGGATCTCAGCACCAAGCGCGTTTCCGCTTCGAAGGACTTCTCCTACATCATCGAGGACGTCACCAAGGCGAAGGCACGTATCCGCGAGAACAGCATTTCGCTCAACATGGCCGAGCGGAAGAAGGAGCTCGATGAGATCGACGCCCAGCAGCAGCAGCGCAATGCCGAGCGCAAGGAGCGTTTCGCCGGAGTCCAGACCACGGACAAGAAGGACATGACCTTCTTCAAGCTCACCCTCGACGATGTCGAGAAGGGTGCGGATATCCAGAAGTACGATCCTTCCGCGGAAACCGAAGGTTACATGCGCAAGGCCAAGGACGAAACCGCAGAATTGGATGAGACCCCGCCATGGCCGAGCGCGCTCGACCCGCACAAGCGCGAGGGCGTGCAGATTCTCGGCGACCTCGTCGATGTCACTCGGAATGCCCGCATGGCCGGGATGATCGAGCGCTAA
- a CDS encoding YggS family pyridoxal phosphate-dependent enzyme, with translation MPGIAERLTELHQRMADASSSAGRAPGEVELLAVSKTFATEDVAEAYAAGQRLFGESRQQEAAPKVAALPADIEWHFIGGLQRNKARKVLADFPCIHSVDSLRLAEHLDRIAGEEGKRPRIYLEANVAGEESKGGFAPEELLAAAETLAGLKHLEILGVMSIPPEEDSRRWFAATRELRDQLRTTSGLALPGLSMGMSGDFEEAIAEGSTIVRVGSALFGYRSYPA, from the coding sequence ATGCCCGGAATCGCCGAACGTCTCACCGAACTCCACCAGCGCATGGCCGACGCATCATCGTCGGCCGGGCGTGCGCCGGGTGAGGTGGAGTTGCTTGCAGTCTCGAAGACCTTCGCCACGGAGGATGTGGCGGAGGCTTACGCCGCCGGCCAGCGTCTCTTTGGGGAGAGCCGTCAGCAAGAGGCGGCACCGAAGGTGGCGGCCCTGCCCGCGGACATCGAATGGCACTTCATCGGCGGTTTGCAGCGGAACAAGGCGCGCAAGGTGTTGGCGGATTTCCCCTGCATCCACAGTGTCGATTCCCTGCGCCTTGCCGAGCATCTCGACCGGATCGCCGGGGAAGAGGGCAAGCGCCCGCGCATCTACCTGGAGGCGAATGTTGCAGGAGAGGAGTCGAAGGGTGGTTTCGCTCCGGAAGAGCTTCTTGCCGCAGCGGAGACTCTTGCGGGGTTGAAGCACCTTGAAATACTTGGAGTGATGTCGATCCCGCCGGAGGAAGACTCGCGCCGCTGGTTCGCGGCGACCCGTGAACTCCGCGACCAGCTCCGCACTACCAGCGGTCTTGCCCTGCCCGGCTTGAGCATGGGCATGAGCGGGGACTTCGAGGAGGCCATCGCCGAGGGTTCGACAATCGTCCGTGTCGGCTCGGCTCTTTTCGGTTATCGTTCTTACCCAGCATGA
- a CDS encoding serine hydrolase — MMDRRGFLSLLGLACGGCAGGIGSSGTAWSSGSLERADRIAKGHGAKGWGAWIGGRRVAGWSTNERGPSLSLTKVLAALAATRAAGEGWLADNESAASTLHEWRGDAAKMRITVLALLQQTAGLEAGVAALYRNPTDKGRNAVSLRVVDSPGSVFRYGPACWEVLAELLNRKLVARGETLEKFLHRAVMRPIGLSSPDWRSDRKGRFFLSTGAEMSVEDLWRLGRTVGALLRGESTQGFDAALFARMTRPSAVNPMFGGGIWRNVNARKGGAFPIEIEDALDPPRGSGFWNSACISRRQPAEMVALVGSSGRRVFIWPAENKVVARLGRAPSWKDGPFLDALA; from the coding sequence ATGATGGATCGGCGCGGCTTTCTCTCCCTGCTTGGATTGGCATGTGGAGGATGTGCGGGTGGGATAGGATCCTCCGGCACGGCATGGTCGTCGGGCTCATTGGAGCGGGCGGACCGGATCGCGAAAGGCCACGGGGCAAAAGGTTGGGGCGCGTGGATCGGCGGGCGCAGAGTGGCGGGGTGGAGCACGAACGAGCGCGGGCCCTCGCTAAGCCTGACGAAGGTGTTGGCGGCGCTGGCGGCGACACGGGCTGCGGGCGAGGGCTGGCTGGCGGACAACGAGAGTGCGGCCTCGACCCTCCATGAATGGCGCGGGGATGCGGCGAAAATGCGGATCACCGTCTTGGCGCTGCTCCAGCAGACGGCGGGTCTGGAGGCGGGGGTGGCGGCGCTGTATCGCAACCCCACGGACAAGGGGCGGAATGCGGTGTCGCTGAGGGTGGTCGATTCACCGGGAAGTGTCTTCCGCTATGGGCCGGCCTGCTGGGAGGTGCTGGCCGAATTGCTGAATCGCAAGCTGGTGGCGCGCGGGGAGACGCTGGAGAAGTTCCTGCATCGCGCGGTGATGCGGCCGATCGGGCTGAGCAGTCCGGATTGGCGCTCGGACCGGAAGGGGCGTTTCTTCCTTTCGACCGGCGCGGAGATGAGCGTGGAGGATCTGTGGCGGCTGGGGCGCACGGTGGGTGCGCTGCTGCGCGGGGAGTCCACGCAAGGCTTCGATGCGGCACTGTTCGCACGGATGACGCGGCCCTCCGCGGTGAACCCGATGTTCGGCGGTGGGATCTGGCGGAACGTGAATGCGAGGAAGGGCGGGGCCTTCCCGATCGAGATCGAGGATGCGCTGGATCCGCCGCGCGGCAGCGGCTTTTGGAACAGCGCTTGTATCTCCCGGCGCCAGCCTGCGGAGATGGTGGCGCTCGTCGGTTCGTCCGGGCGGCGGGTGTTTATCTGGCCCGCGGAGAACAAGGTGGTGGCCCGGCTGGGCAGGGCGCCGTCGTGGAAAGACGGGCCCTTCCTGGATGCCTTGGCCTGA
- a CDS encoding PDZ domain-containing protein — translation MRRERSAIRCFAGMAALAIPAFAFGQEPKVGDWVAALSSDDFRERVESKDKLLEWGRKNPARAMDLFYAAHESAADAETKILLREALRELVVEDHQRNNGEGYVGVRMLELNVAVPGDKVPRTGVQVIGVEEESPADKAGLEVGDVIISLNELRWVGPGATDAFTNAVRRHKPRESVKLGVLRNGEVKEVSLVLGIRPLGALERQDLLWANGMGRPIPNPQQAEEKAREGVFRNWLERKRAAKKLP, via the coding sequence ATGCGCCGGGAACGCTCCGCGATCCGTTGCTTTGCCGGGATGGCCGCTCTGGCCATCCCGGCCTTTGCTTTCGGTCAGGAGCCGAAGGTCGGCGACTGGGTCGCAGCCCTTTCGAGCGATGATTTCCGCGAGCGTGTTGAATCGAAGGACAAGCTCTTGGAGTGGGGTCGCAAGAATCCGGCCCGCGCGATGGATTTGTTCTACGCCGCGCATGAATCGGCGGCGGATGCCGAGACGAAGATCCTTCTGCGCGAGGCGCTGCGCGAGTTAGTGGTGGAGGATCATCAGCGGAATAACGGGGAGGGATACGTCGGGGTGCGGATGCTGGAGCTGAATGTGGCGGTGCCGGGGGACAAGGTGCCGCGGACGGGGGTGCAGGTTATTGGGGTAGAGGAGGAAAGTCCGGCGGACAAGGCGGGGCTGGAGGTGGGCGATGTGATCATATCACTCAACGAGTTACGGTGGGTCGGGCCGGGGGCGACCGATGCGTTCACGAATGCCGTGCGGCGGCACAAGCCGCGGGAGAGCGTGAAGCTGGGGGTGCTACGGAATGGCGAAGTAAAGGAGGTTTCCCTTGTCTTGGGGATCCGGCCCTTGGGCGCTTTGGAGCGTCAGGACTTATTGTGGGCCAATGGGATGGGTCGGCCTATCCCGAACCCCCAGCAGGCGGAGGAGAAAGCCCGGGAGGGAGTTTTCCGCAATTGGCTGGAGCGCAAACGGGCTGCCAAAAAGCTGCCCTGA